One segment of Clostridium ljungdahlii DSM 13528 DNA contains the following:
- the ypeB gene encoding germination protein YpeB → MKFSKKRIMYTAIVTLIVVFSSTFAVLMTLERNDYRNYLQGEYGKSMYELIDAVQNIRTNLTKAAIVGSREQQIVVFDEIFRYSAIASDKLHSLPVSQSTISDTSKFLTQVGDFCYSLGRSSTEGKQLSEKDYNDIERLKKQSNVLENQLELVSNNINQGKVKWGEIRKKITGVFAQSNDVSISEQFKGIQKQVLQYPTLIYDGPFSDNTLQINPKIKLQKEVSQGEAEKTARQVIGKDKIENMDVSSVNEKSNIGVYRFSAALKGRTKKDSRVVCEISKNGGKVYYLINDKSINNSSMDVKKASEIGLKYLNNLGYKNMITTYSLRYNNVAVINYVYSQNGILVYPDQIKLKIALDNGEIIGVEAEKYLISHEENRKIETPKLSYGEAEKRVSKRLNVTSKRLTIIPTETNKEILCYEFSGNYKGDYFKVYVNTSTGYEERIIQIIDTPNGKLAM, encoded by the coding sequence ATGAAGTTTTCTAAAAAAAGAATAATGTATACTGCCATAGTAACTTTAATTGTAGTGTTTTCGAGTACATTTGCCGTATTAATGACACTTGAAAGAAATGATTATAGAAATTATTTGCAGGGTGAGTATGGTAAAAGTATGTATGAATTAATAGATGCAGTGCAAAATATAAGAACTAATTTAACCAAAGCGGCTATAGTTGGATCAAGGGAACAACAGATAGTAGTTTTTGACGAAATATTTAGGTATTCTGCTATAGCTAGTGATAAATTGCATTCACTTCCAGTGTCCCAATCTACTATATCGGATACTAGTAAGTTTTTAACTCAGGTAGGAGATTTCTGTTATAGTTTAGGCAGATCATCTACAGAAGGAAAACAGTTAAGCGAAAAAGATTATAATGATATAGAAAGATTAAAAAAGCAATCCAATGTACTTGAAAATCAGCTGGAATTAGTATCTAACAATATAAATCAAGGAAAGGTAAAATGGGGAGAAATAAGAAAAAAGATTACAGGTGTTTTTGCCCAAAGTAACGATGTATCAATATCTGAACAATTTAAGGGAATACAAAAACAGGTCCTTCAATATCCTACATTAATTTATGATGGGCCATTTTCAGATAATACACTTCAGATAAACCCTAAAATAAAATTACAAAAAGAAGTTTCTCAAGGTGAGGCAGAAAAAACTGCTAGGCAGGTTATTGGAAAAGATAAGATAGAAAATATGGATGTATCTTCTGTTAATGAAAAATCCAACATAGGGGTATATAGATTTTCTGCAGCATTAAAGGGAAGAACTAAAAAAGACAGCAGAGTGGTATGTGAAATAAGTAAAAATGGAGGGAAGGTATACTACTTAATAAATGATAAGAGTATAAATAACAGCTCTATGGACGTTAAAAAGGCTTCTGAAATTGGATTGAAGTATTTAAATAATTTAGGTTATAAAAATATGATTACTACGTATTCCCTAAGATATAATAATGTGGCAGTAATAAACTATGTGTATAGTCAAAATGGTATACTTGTTTATCCTGATCAGATTAAACTAAAGATAGCTTTAGATAATGGAGAAATTATAGGTGTGGAAGCAGAAAAGTACTTAATATCCCATGAAGAAAATAGAAAAATAGAAACCCCTAAGTTAAGCTATGGAGAAGCTGAGAAGAGAGTTAGCAAGAGGCTTAATGTAACAAGTAAGAGGCTTACTATAATTCCTACAGAAACTAATAAGGAAATATTATGTTACGAATTTTCTGGAAATTATAAGGGGGATTACTTTAAAGTTTATGTAAATACAAGTACGGGATATGAGGAGAGAATAATTCAAATAATTGACACTCCTAATGGTAAACTCGCTATGTAA